A single window of Bufo bufo chromosome 10, aBufBuf1.1, whole genome shotgun sequence DNA harbors:
- the CHRM1 gene encoding muscarinic acetylcholine receptor M1: MLALHQNVGKESMTHWLPIMNNSTFDPLTPNATDNLYPDPFGGHAVWEVVLIVLTTGILSFITVVGNILVLLAFKVNSDLKTVNNYFILSLACADVIIGAVSMNLYTTYIIMRRWALGNISCDLWLALDYVTSNASVMNLLIISFDRYFSITRPLTYRAKRTPRRAAIMIGLAWVISLVLWAPAILCWQYIVGERTVEPEECYIQFLSQPIITFGTAIAAFYLPVTIMIILYWRIYRETENRSRELAGLQGSETENIVRPLGSVRSGSSSGIGESERLSRPQIAIPRVKKPCCFPSKLSASPSLKRYPQHRSNGSWNTMEDAASADSLSSSSDGEDHPYEMKSICSAVIQLRMVSTVVVTPTGSHGSKDTLERVDLQNEANGGKREVSRKSSRSLAAALQSTVIKAKVEKTRHGKRKSNSLIKEKKAARTLSAILLAFILTWTPYNIMVLVSTFCKDCIPTTLWELGYWLCYVNSTVNPMCYALCNRSFRRTFKMLLLCRWDKRKWRTHRHTAAFFRTPSQ, translated from the coding sequence ATGTTAGCCCTGCATCAGAATGTTGGGAAAGAATCGATGACCCACTGGCTTCCAATCATGAACAATTCTACTTTTGACCCGTTGACCCCTAATGCTACGGATAATCTATACCCTGACCCCTTTGGAGGCCACGCTGTGTGGGAGGTGGTGCTTATTGTCCTCACAACAGGAATTCTTTCTTTTATTACTGTAGTTGGAAATATCCTGGTTCTCTTGGCCTTCAAAGTCAACAGCGACCTAAAGACCGTCAACAACTACTTCATACTTAGCTTAGCATGTGCTGATGTTATCATCGGTGCAGTGTCCATGAACTTGTACACAACCTACATTATAATGAGACGTTGGGCACTAGGTAATATTTCCTGTGACCTTTGGCTAGCACTAGATTATGTCACAAGTAATGCTTCTGTGATGAACCTGCTGATCATAAGCTTCGACCGCTATTTTTCAATTACTCGGCCCTTGACATATAGGGCTAAAAGAACGCCAAGAAGAGCAGCTATTATGATTGGCCTGGCATGGGTTATATCATTGGTATTATGGGCACCTGCTATTTTGTGCTGGCAGTATATTGTTGGAGAAAGAACAGTAGAACCTGAAGAATGCTACATCCAGTTCTTGTCACAACCTATTATCACATTTGGCACTGCCATTGCTGCCTTTTACTTGCCAGTAACTATCATGATTATACTGTACTGGAGGATTTACAGAGAAACAGAGAACAGAAGCAGAGAACTGGCTGGCTTGCAAGGTTCAGAGACAGAAAACATTGTTCGTCCACTGGGTAGTGTCAGAAGTGGTAGCAGCAGTGGAATAGGAGAATCAGAAAGATTGTCCAGACCACAAATAGCAATACCAAGGGTCAAGAAACCATGCTGTTTTCCTAGTAAACTTTCTGCCAGTCCATCACTCAAAAGATATCCTCAACATCGAAGTAATGGAAGCTGGAATACTATGGAAGATGCCGCTTCTGCAGACTCACTGTCCTCTTCTTCTGATGGAGAAGATCATCCATATGAGATGAAGAGCATCTGCTCAGCCGTCATACAACTACGAATGGTCAGCACTGTTGTTGTCACACCCACAGGCTCTCATGGGTCCAAGGACACCCTTGAGCGGGTCGATTTACAGAATGAAGCCAATGGAGGAAAGCGAGAAGTATCTAGGAAATCATCCCGGTCCCTAGCCGCAGCACTTCAATCAACAGTTATTAAAGCTAAAGTGGAAAAAACCCGTCATGGAAAGAGGAAAAGCAATTCACTCATCAAGGAAAAGAAAGCCGCAAGGACATTAAGTGCCATATTGCTTGCTTTTATTTTGACATGGACCCCTTATAATATCATGGTGCTAGTGTCCACATTCTGTAAGGACTGTATTCCAACCACATTGTGGGAGCTTGGTTACTGGTTGTGCTATGTTAACAGTACTGTCAACCCCATGTGTTATGCACTCTGCAACCGCTCATTCAGGCGCACTTTCAAAATGCTTCTACTTTGTCGCTGGGACAAGCGGAAATGGAGGACACATAGACACACGGCAGCTTTCTTCAGGACCCCATCACAGTGA